A stretch of the Streptomyces sp. NBC_00078 genome encodes the following:
- a CDS encoding RNA 2'-phosphotransferase: protein MDERRTVKVSKYLSRHLRHQPERIGLTLDEAGWVEIDVLITAAAAHGFRFTREELDHVVAANDKKRFAMEGTRIRASQGHSVEIDLGLPPATPPPYLYHGTVARTLDAIRTEGLRPMNRHDVHLSPDRETATRVGARRGRPVVLSVDAAAMHRDGHVFHVSENGVWLTKAVPPQYLRFPQQH, encoded by the coding sequence ATGGACGAAAGACGCACCGTGAAGGTGTCGAAGTACCTCTCCAGACATCTGCGCCACCAGCCCGAGCGGATCGGGCTCACACTCGACGAGGCCGGCTGGGTCGAGATCGACGTGCTGATCACCGCGGCCGCCGCCCACGGCTTCCGCTTCACCCGCGAAGAGCTGGACCACGTGGTCGCCGCGAACGACAAGAAGCGCTTCGCGATGGAGGGCACCCGGATCCGCGCCAGCCAGGGCCACAGCGTCGAGATCGACCTCGGACTGCCCCCGGCAACCCCTCCGCCGTACCTCTACCACGGCACCGTTGCCCGCACCCTGGACGCAATCCGCACCGAAGGGCTGCGCCCCATGAACCGGCACGACGTGCACCTCTCGCCCGACCGCGAGACGGCGACCCGCGTCGGAGCCCGCCGCGGCCGCCCCGTCGTGCTCTCGGTGGACGCGGCGGCCATGCACCGCGACGGACACGTCTTCCACGTCAGCGAGAACGGAGTGTGGCTCACCAAGGCCGTGCCGCCCCAGTACCTGCGCTTCCCGCAGCAGCACTGA
- a CDS encoding LLM class flavin-dependent oxidoreductase — translation MSLRLSTVILPYRRWHEGGSSAWRRAEQLGLHTAYTYDHLSWRSFRDGPWFGAVPTLTAAAAVTERIRLGTLVTSPNFRHPVPYAKELISLDDISAGRFTLGIGAGGNGFDATVLGQESWTPRERADRFAEFVQLLDRLLTEDGKEGVSYEGDFYSAHEARNIPGCVQRPRLPFAVAATGPRGLRLAARHGQAWVTTGDPKLYENGTPEQSIQAIRGQAEKLADACAEIGRDVSGIDKILLAGFTPDRARPLESLDAFVDFAGRHRELGFTEIVIHWPIPDSDFAADEKVFEQIALEAPAQLD, via the coding sequence ATGAGTCTGCGTCTGAGCACCGTGATCCTCCCGTACCGCCGCTGGCACGAGGGCGGCAGTTCGGCATGGCGGCGCGCGGAGCAGCTCGGCCTCCACACCGCGTACACCTACGACCACCTGTCCTGGCGCAGTTTCCGGGACGGCCCGTGGTTCGGTGCCGTACCGACCCTGACCGCGGCCGCGGCCGTCACCGAGCGGATCCGCCTGGGCACCCTGGTGACCTCGCCGAACTTCCGCCACCCGGTGCCCTACGCCAAGGAGCTGATCTCACTCGACGACATCTCCGCGGGCCGCTTCACCCTCGGCATCGGCGCGGGCGGCAACGGCTTCGACGCGACCGTGCTGGGACAGGAGTCCTGGACCCCGCGGGAGCGCGCCGACCGGTTCGCGGAGTTCGTCCAGCTCCTCGACCGGCTGCTGACCGAGGACGGCAAGGAAGGCGTGTCCTACGAGGGCGACTTCTACTCGGCGCACGAGGCCCGCAACATCCCCGGCTGTGTGCAGCGCCCCCGACTGCCCTTCGCGGTGGCCGCGACGGGCCCGCGCGGCCTGCGTCTCGCGGCACGGCACGGACAGGCGTGGGTGACCACCGGCGACCCGAAACTGTACGAGAACGGCACGCCTGAACAGTCGATTCAAGCCATTCGCGGCCAGGCCGAGAAGCTGGCCGACGCCTGCGCCGAGATCGGCCGGGACGTGTCCGGGATCGACAAGATCCTGCTCGCCGGCTTCACCCCGGACCGCGCCCGGCCGCTGGAGTCTCTCGACGCCTTCGTGGACTTCGCGGGCCGGCACCGGGAACTGGGCTTCACCGAGATCGTGATCCACTGGCCCATCCCCGACTCCGACTTCGCCGCCGACGAGAAGGTCTTCGAGCAGATCGCCCTGGAGGCCCCGGCCCAGCTCGACTGA
- a CDS encoding Cof-type HAD-IIB family hydrolase — MTSATRQPETPAAAVPPRLIATDLDGTLLRDDQSVSPRTVAALAAAEEAGIEVFFVTGRPARWMDVVSDHVHGHGLAICGNGAAVVDLHGGPGAHRFVKVRELARDNALDAVRLLRDAAPGTVYAVEQTYGFHQEPDYPKLHMEIPDNRAPAEDLLAPDGPGTAEPVLKILAYHPSLDPDGFLTTARLALGERANVTRSSPSALLEISGPGVSKASTLALCCAERGISHEEVVAFGDMPNDVEMLTWAGRSYAMGNAHPDVIAAASGRTVANNDDGVAVVIERMLAARP, encoded by the coding sequence GTGACCTCAGCGACTCGACAGCCCGAGACCCCGGCCGCCGCCGTTCCGCCACGGCTCATAGCCACCGATCTCGACGGCACCCTCCTGCGGGACGACCAATCGGTCTCCCCGCGCACGGTCGCCGCCCTCGCCGCCGCCGAGGAGGCAGGCATCGAGGTCTTCTTCGTCACCGGCCGCCCCGCCCGCTGGATGGACGTCGTCAGCGACCACGTCCACGGCCACGGACTGGCGATCTGCGGCAACGGCGCGGCCGTGGTCGACCTGCACGGCGGCCCCGGCGCCCACCGCTTCGTGAAGGTGCGTGAGCTCGCCCGGGACAACGCGCTGGACGCCGTAAGGCTGCTGCGCGACGCGGCACCGGGCACGGTGTACGCGGTGGAGCAGACGTACGGCTTCCACCAGGAGCCGGACTACCCCAAGCTGCACATGGAGATCCCGGACAACCGCGCGCCGGCCGAGGACCTGCTGGCGCCCGACGGCCCCGGTACCGCGGAGCCGGTGCTCAAGATCCTCGCCTACCACCCCTCCCTCGACCCGGACGGTTTCCTCACCACCGCCCGTCTCGCCCTCGGTGAGCGTGCCAACGTCACCCGCTCCAGCCCCAGCGCCCTGCTGGAGATCAGCGGCCCCGGCGTCTCCAAGGCCAGCACGCTCGCCCTGTGCTGTGCCGAGCGCGGTATCTCGCACGAAGAGGTCGTCGCCTTCGGAGACATGCCGAACGACGTCGAGATGCTCACCTGGGCCGGCCGGTCGTACGCGATGGGCAACGCCCACCCGGACGTCATCGCCGCGGCCTCGGGCCGCACGGTCGCCAACAACGACGACGGTGTGGCGGTCGTGATCGAGCGGATGCTGGCCGCACGGCCGTAG
- a CDS encoding M23 family metallopeptidase, whose protein sequence is MRSCRRHPLLVPALLCALVMLGARPAGAAGVDDGDGVGSGSGSGVGAEVARLYEDAALATQRYELGRRRAEVQRKRAERAEALLDRERREITALHEDLGRMARAQYRTGGGLPVAARLILADDPDGLLRGQHVLAQAGQALAGSVGRSRRAEARLTADEGKATVAWQALEKQNSELAAVKDTIERKLDEARGQLQGQADASAAAGSCRGPVPLEQPETDVTQAWIAPVETYTLSAGFGSGGDRWVNRHTGQDFAVPIGTPVRAAGAGRVVSVSCGGPFGIEIVIRHAGGYYTQYAHLATVAVGQGERVDTGQRIGQSGTTGNSTGPHLHFEVRVTPQMGSAVDPVPWLAARGVPLG, encoded by the coding sequence ATGCGCTCATGCCGCCGTCATCCGCTGCTCGTTCCGGCGTTGCTGTGCGCGCTCGTCATGCTGGGGGCCAGGCCCGCCGGGGCTGCGGGCGTGGACGACGGCGACGGGGTCGGCAGCGGTTCCGGGTCAGGGGTCGGCGCCGAGGTCGCGCGGCTCTACGAGGACGCGGCGCTGGCGACACAGCGGTACGAGCTGGGGCGGCGCCGGGCCGAGGTGCAGCGGAAGCGGGCCGAGCGGGCCGAGGCACTGCTGGACCGTGAGCGGCGGGAGATCACCGCCCTGCACGAGGACCTCGGCCGGATGGCGCGCGCCCAGTACCGCACCGGCGGCGGTCTGCCGGTGGCCGCCCGGCTGATCCTCGCGGATGACCCGGACGGGTTGCTGCGTGGTCAGCATGTCCTGGCGCAGGCCGGTCAGGCCCTCGCCGGGTCCGTCGGCAGGAGTCGGCGGGCCGAGGCGCGGCTGACCGCGGACGAGGGGAAGGCCACGGTGGCGTGGCAGGCACTGGAGAAGCAGAACAGCGAACTCGCCGCGGTGAAGGACACCATCGAGCGGAAACTCGACGAGGCGCGAGGGCAGTTGCAGGGACAGGCGGACGCCTCGGCCGCGGCAGGCAGTTGCCGCGGGCCGGTGCCGCTCGAGCAGCCGGAGACGGACGTCACGCAGGCGTGGATCGCACCCGTGGAGACGTACACACTGTCCGCGGGCTTCGGCAGTGGCGGCGACCGGTGGGTGAACCGGCACACCGGGCAGGACTTCGCGGTGCCGATCGGAACGCCGGTGCGGGCGGCCGGTGCCGGGCGGGTGGTGAGTGTGTCGTGCGGGGGCCCCTTCGGCATCGAGATCGTCATCCGGCACGCGGGCGGCTACTACACGCAGTACGCCCATCTCGCCACCGTCGCTGTCGGCCAGGGCGAGCGGGTGGACACCGGGCAGAGGATCGGCCAGTCGGGCACCACCGGCAACTCCACCGGCCCGCATCTGCACTTCGAGGTGCGGGTCACGCCTCAGATGGGTTCCGCGGTGGACCCGGTGCCGTGGCTGGCGGCGCGAGGCGTCCCTCTCGGATGA
- the cydD gene encoding thiol reductant ABC exporter subunit CydD: protein MKPIDPRLLHYARATRLFLVSVVSLGALGAGLLIAQAMLIAEVVVGSFQHGMSVAELGTPLLQLVAVACGRALVSWLTELAAHRASAAVKSELRGRLLERAGALGPGWLSGQRTGSLVALATRGVDALDDYFSRYLPQLGLAVVVPVAVLARIVTEDWVSAAIIVGTLPLIPVFMVLIGWATQSRMDRQWRLLSQLSGHFLDVVAGLPTLKVFGRAKAQAESIKRITGEYRQATMRTLRVAFISSFALELLSTLSVALVAVTIGMRLVRGEMDLYIGLVILVLAPEAYLPLRQVGAQYHAAAEGLAAAEEIFAVLETPLPASGTGVVPAGGIAFEGVTVRYPGRSGDAVSDVSFAVEPGETVALVGPSGFGKSTLLNVLLGFVQPSEGQVRAGGADLCDVDLERWRSRIAWVPQRPHLFAGSVAENVRLARSDADDAAVRRALGEAGALEFVDALPDGADTLLGEDGAGLSAGQRQRLALARAFLADRPVLLLDEPTAALDGATEAEVVEAVRRLAVGRTVLLVVHRPALLAVADRVVRLAGRTVPASVERRTPEGRPAAQETYESATHEPAGAAPASSRGGVLARVRAVSGPRRGRLTLALLLGSLALGSAVGLMATSGWLISRASQQPPVLYLMVAVTATRAFGIGRAVFRYGERLVSHDAVLRMLADTRVAVYRRLERLAPAGLRRTRRGDLLSRLVVDVDALQDYWLRWLLPAASAAIVSAASVGFTAWLLPEAGLALAVGLVAAGVGVPLVTGAVARRAERRLAPARGVLATRVTDLLTGTAELTVAGALPARTAEARRADNTLTRIASRAATATALGDGLTALLSGLTVAATALMGAQAVADERLGGVTMAVVVLTPLAAFEAVLGLPLAVQYRQRVRRSAERVYEVLDAPEPVREPERARQTPAAPFPMALRGLSARHAGQRREALDGLDLTLDEGRRIAVVGPSGSGKTTLAQVLLRFLDADAGSYTLAGVDAYALAGDDVRRLVGLCAQDAHVFDSSVRENLLLARKDATEDDLRDALKRARLLDWADTLPDGLDTLVGEHGARLSGGQRQRLALARALLADFPVLVLDEPAEHLDLPTADALTADLLAATRGRTTLLITHRLAGLEAVDEVVVLDEGRVVQRGTYAELAAVPGPFRGMAEREAEAELLVGAG, encoded by the coding sequence GACAGCGGACCGGATCGCTCGTCGCTCTCGCCACTCGGGGCGTCGACGCCCTCGACGACTATTTCTCGCGCTATCTGCCGCAGTTGGGGCTCGCGGTGGTCGTGCCCGTGGCGGTGCTGGCCCGGATCGTCACCGAGGACTGGGTCTCGGCGGCGATCATCGTGGGAACCCTGCCACTCATCCCGGTCTTCATGGTCCTGATCGGCTGGGCCACGCAGTCCCGGATGGACCGTCAGTGGCGATTGCTGTCCCAGCTGTCCGGACACTTCCTGGATGTTGTCGCGGGGCTGCCGACCCTGAAGGTGTTCGGGCGGGCCAAGGCGCAGGCCGAGTCGATCAAGCGGATCACCGGTGAGTACCGGCAGGCGACCATGCGGACGCTGCGGGTCGCCTTCATCTCGTCCTTCGCGCTGGAGCTGCTCTCCACGCTCTCTGTCGCACTGGTCGCCGTGACGATCGGCATGCGCCTCGTGCGCGGTGAGATGGATCTGTACATCGGCCTGGTCATCCTCGTCCTCGCGCCCGAGGCCTACCTGCCCCTGCGTCAGGTCGGCGCGCAGTACCACGCGGCGGCGGAAGGGCTCGCGGCGGCCGAGGAGATCTTCGCCGTCCTGGAGACCCCCCTGCCGGCGTCGGGCACAGGGGTCGTGCCGGCGGGTGGCATCGCCTTCGAGGGGGTGACGGTTCGGTATCCCGGGCGGTCCGGGGACGCCGTGTCGGATGTGTCCTTCGCCGTCGAGCCCGGGGAGACGGTCGCACTCGTCGGGCCGAGCGGCTTCGGCAAGTCCACGCTGCTGAACGTGCTGTTGGGCTTTGTCCAGCCGTCCGAGGGGCAAGTAAGGGCCGGCGGAGCCGATCTCTGTGACGTCGACCTGGAGCGGTGGCGGTCGCGGATCGCCTGGGTGCCGCAGCGGCCGCACCTGTTTGCCGGAAGCGTCGCCGAGAACGTACGGCTGGCGCGTTCCGATGCCGACGACGCCGCTGTGCGGCGGGCCTTGGGGGAGGCCGGAGCGCTGGAGTTCGTGGACGCCCTGCCCGACGGGGCGGACACGCTGCTCGGCGAGGACGGTGCCGGGCTGTCGGCCGGGCAGCGGCAACGGCTCGCGCTGGCACGGGCGTTCCTCGCGGACCGTCCGGTGCTGTTGCTCGACGAGCCGACGGCCGCCCTGGACGGGGCCACCGAGGCCGAGGTCGTGGAGGCGGTACGGCGGCTGGCGGTGGGGCGGACGGTACTGCTGGTCGTGCACCGGCCGGCGCTGCTCGCAGTCGCGGACCGGGTGGTGCGGTTGGCGGGGCGGACCGTCCCTGCCTCCGTGGAACGCCGGACGCCCGAGGGGCGCCCGGCGGCCCAGGAAACGTACGAAAGCGCCACGCACGAGCCCGCAGGCGCCGCACCTGCCAGCAGCCGAGGCGGCGTGCTCGCCCGCGTCCGTGCCGTGTCCGGCCCCCGGCGCGGCCGTCTCACTCTCGCCCTGCTGCTCGGGAGCCTCGCGCTCGGCAGTGCCGTCGGGCTCATGGCCACCTCCGGGTGGCTCATCTCGCGGGCCTCGCAGCAGCCGCCCGTGCTGTATCTGATGGTGGCGGTCACGGCGACGAGGGCCTTCGGTATCGGGCGGGCCGTCTTCCGGTACGGCGAGCGGCTCGTGTCGCACGACGCGGTGCTGCGGATGCTGGCCGACACCAGGGTCGCCGTCTACCGGCGGCTGGAGCGGCTGGCGCCCGCCGGGCTGCGCCGCACCCGCCGCGGCGACCTGCTGTCGCGGCTCGTCGTGGACGTGGACGCCCTGCAGGACTACTGGCTGCGCTGGTTGCTGCCCGCCGCTTCCGCGGCGATCGTGTCTGCCGCGTCCGTCGGCTTCACGGCGTGGCTGCTGCCCGAGGCCGGCCTCGCACTGGCCGTCGGGCTGGTGGCGGCCGGAGTCGGGGTCCCGCTGGTCACCGGTGCCGTGGCCCGCCGCGCCGAACGCAGGCTGGCCCCCGCACGAGGGGTACTCGCGACGCGCGTGACCGATCTGCTCACCGGCACCGCGGAGTTGACCGTCGCAGGCGCTCTGCCCGCTCGCACCGCCGAGGCACGGCGCGCCGACAACACGCTCACCCGGATCGCCTCGCGCGCCGCCACCGCCACCGCGCTCGGCGACGGACTCACCGCTCTGCTGTCCGGCCTGACGGTCGCCGCCACCGCCCTCATGGGTGCCCAGGCGGTCGCCGACGAGCGGCTGGGCGGCGTGACGATGGCCGTCGTCGTCCTCACCCCACTGGCCGCCTTCGAGGCGGTCCTCGGGCTGCCGCTCGCCGTGCAGTACCGGCAACGGGTGCGCAGAAGCGCGGAGCGCGTCTACGAGGTGCTGGACGCGCCCGAGCCGGTACGGGAGCCGGAGCGGGCGCGACAGACGCCCGCCGCCCCCTTCCCGATGGCCCTCAGGGGCCTGAGCGCCAGGCACGCCGGCCAGCGGCGGGAGGCGCTCGACGGTCTCGACCTGACCCTCGACGAGGGGCGCCGGATCGCCGTGGTCGGACCTTCGGGCTCCGGCAAGACGACGCTGGCGCAGGTGCTGCTGCGCTTCCTGGACGCGGACGCCGGGTCGTACACGCTGGCCGGCGTGGACGCGTACGCGCTCGCCGGCGACGACGTACGACGGCTCGTCGGGCTGTGTGCCCAGGACGCGCACGTCTTCGACAGCTCGGTGCGCGAGAACCTTCTGCTGGCGAGGAAGGACGCCACCGAGGATGATCTGCGCGACGCACTGAAGCGCGCCCGGCTGCTGGACTGGGCCGATACTCTGCCCGACGGGCTCGACACGCTGGTCGGCGAGCACGGGGCCCGGCTGTCGGGCGGGCAGCGGCAGCGGCTCGCGCTGGCCCGCGCGCTGCTCGCCGACTTCCCCGTCCTCGTCCTCGACGAGCCCGCCGAACACCTCGACCTGCCGACGGCCGACGCGCTCACCGCCGATCTGCTGGCAGCCACACGGGGCCGGACGACGCTGCTCATCACGCATCGGCTTGCCGGCCTGGAAGCGGTGGACGAGGTGGTCGTCCTGGACGAGGGACGTGTGGTGCAGCGCGGAACATACGCCGAACTGGCCGCCGTACCCGGGCCGTTCAGGGGGATGGCCGAGCGAGAGGCGGAGGCGGAGCTGCTGGTGGGGGCGGGATAG